A genome region from Synchiropus splendidus isolate RoL2022-P1 chromosome 5, RoL_Sspl_1.0, whole genome shotgun sequence includes the following:
- the LOC128758465 gene encoding actin remodeling regulator NHS-like, which translates to MSTQSEEPLTTLMHDDIVRSKNASMTTEELFTQIHRSKIKHLGRKHVGDSNGLMGHDPRTRSTCMAAPPSAASIQPTKKNVAQARRANVQIHRSAEKSNTSIEEFKLLLKGKGERSQFNRVMPATENMHPKKPVDHVQEEPADAMSSLLTCFESMQSSYATDNI; encoded by the exons ATGTCCACACAGAGTGAGGAGCCTCTGACCACTTTGATGCATGATGACATTGTGAGGTCAAAAAATGCATCCATGACAACTGAGGAGCTGTTTACCCAGATCCACAG GTCAAAAATAAAGCACCTGGGAAGAAAACATGTGGGAGATTCAAATGGGCTGATGGGCCATGACCCCAGAACCAGAAGCACCTGCATGGCCGCTCCACCATCTGCAGCTAGCATCCAGCCAACAAAAAAGAATGTTGCTCAAGCAAGACGGGCCAATGTACAAATTCATCGCAGCGCAGAGAAATCGAACACATCAATTGAAGAATTCAAACTTCTACTCAAAGGGAAAGGTGAGCGATCTCAGTTCAACAGGGTCATGCCAGCTACAGAGAACATGCATCCCAAGAAGCCTGTAGACCATGTCCAGGAGGAGCCAGCAGATGCAATGAGCAGTCTGCTCACTTGCTTTGAATCCATGCAGAGTAGCTATGCCACGGACAATATCTGA